Within the Candidatus Effluviviaceae Genus V sp. genome, the region CGCTGGTGTCGACGCCGTCGAGCAGGTACTCGCCGGACGTCAGCTGGTCGAGGCAGCCGATCACGTTGAGGAGCGTCGACTTCCCCGAGCCCGACGCACCCATGATGGCGACGAACTCCCCGCTCATGACAGTCAGGTCGACACCACGGAGCGCCTTCACGACCAGATCACCCATCTCATAGAAACGGGTGACGCCGCGTGTCTCGATGACGCGTTCCATCGCTAGTCGCGCTTCCTTCCGAACCGGCCGGAAAGCGGGTTCCGGCTGCCGCCCTCGTTCTCCTCGGACTCGACGACGGACGTGATGACCTTCATGCCGTCCTGGACATCGGCGCCCTTGACGATCTCGGTCCTCATGCCGTCGGAGGCACCCTTCTCTATTGGAGCGATGGAGAGGTTCCCCTCGGCGTCGAGGTACCAGAGCACCGCGCCCCGCTCCTTGTCGATCCCAGCGGCCGCGAACATGCGGACCATCGGGTTCATGCCTCCCCTGCCGCCCTGCGCGCCGTGCGAGCTCCCGTCACCGTGCGCGCCGTGCGAACGCTCGGCACCACCCGCGCCAACGGCTTCCTTGCCGTCGACTCCGCCCGATGCGGTCCGCCCTTCCTGGCCGCCACTCTTCGCCGGCTGCCTCTTCTCACCCATCGACTCGCGGAGTTCCTGATACATCTCCATGGTCGGCGTGAACCTGAGAGCGGCGTTCGGTACGAGGAGAACGTCCTCACGGTACTGCAGCAGGAAGTCGGCCGTCGCTGTCATGCCGGGAAGCAGGAGTCCCTCGTCGTTCGGGGCGTCGACAACGACTGTGTAGTTGACGACGTTCTGGACGGTTTGAGGCTGCAGTCTGACCTGTCGGACCTCGCCCCAGAAGTCCTTCTCGTAGTAGGCATCGACCGTGAAACGGACCTGCTGGCCGACCTCGACCGAGCCGATGTCGCTCTCGTCCACGAGGACGTGGATCTCCATCTCCGCGAGGTCCTCGGCGATGATGAACAGCACGGGGGCCGACAGACTGGCCGCGACCGTCTGCCCGGGCTCCACGCTCCGCTCGATGACGGTGCCGCTGATGGGCGACGTGATCACCGCGTAGTCGAGGTTGGTCCGCGCGCGGTCGAGCGCAGCCTCAGCGGAGAGAACGGAAGCCTGTGCGGCCGCCAGCGACGCGGCCGCATCCTCGTAGTCGGCCTCGCTGACGAGGTCTCTCTCGTAGAGGTCCCTCGTCCGTGCGAACTGCGTCTCTGTGAGGGCGAGCTGGGCCTCGGCTCTCATCAGGTTCGCCCGGGAGTCCTTTACGGAGGCCGCCAGGAAAGTCGTGTCGATGAGCGCCAGCACCTGCCCCTTCGTCACCTGGTCATTGAAGTCGACGAAGATGTCGGAGAGCGTTCCTGACACCTGCGTGCCGACCTCGACCGTCCCGACGGCCGAGAGCGTTCCGGTCGCGGAGATGATGTCCTCGAGGTCGTCGCGCTCGACCTCGGCGAACTCGTACTCGCTCGCGGCCGCGCCGTCGCCCCCTCGCGTGAAGCCCCAGACGGCAACGAGCGCGACGACGATCACCGCCGCGATGATCAGGATTCTCTTCATGGGCTCGGTCTTCTCCCGTGGCTCGTGAAACGGTGTCTTCGAGAGACAAGCCTAAACCGTCGCGCCTCCCGCTTCAACCGCATCCGCAGTCGTGAGGGCGGGCGCCGCTTCGACGCCCGCCCGGCTCGAGGGGGATGCGAGCGGCCGCGCGACGTCTCAGTCTGACGATGCACGCCCCGCTCGTCGCGCCGCCGGCCTCTGCGCCGGCTGGACGGATGGCCGGCCCACCGAGGTCCCTGTCCCGACGGGCCGGCCGGGGAGGCTCCGCGAGCGAAGCGCTCCCCGGTGGGCTTTCTCTAGTCGTCGTCCTCCATGTCGTCGGGCCGCATCCAGCGGGGTGCGCCACCGCCTGGACCACCCATCATGCCCCCGCCCATGCCGCAGCGGGGATGCATGCCGCGTCCGCCATGCATGCCCATGCGGCCGCCACGCATGCCTCTGCCGCGGGCGCCGCCCTGCATGCGGTCGCCCAGGCGGGCGAGACCGCGGTCGAAGAGCTCACGCTGGTCGTCGGTGAGGAGCGGGCGGACCTCCATGTGGATACGGAGACGGAGTTTCGCGCGCTCGAGCTGGATCGCGTGGACCTCCTCGATCTTCTCCTCGACATCGGCGAAGTCGATCTCGTCCTCGCCCAGAAGCTCCACCATCTCGAGACGGAGCACGCTCGCCCTGTTCGCGAGCTCGACCCTCTCCTCCTCGTACCTCTCGTGGATCTCCTTGATCTCCTCCTTCTGCTCCTCGGTGAACACGGGACCGCCGCGCCGCATACCCTGCGCGGGATGCGCCATGCCGCGGCCCGGGCGGCCGCCGGACTGCGCCACGGCCACGGTGCTCACGAGACCAATGACCAGAGCGGCGATCGCTGCGATCGTGAGGAACCTCCTGCGTCTCATCGTCTGCTCCCTTCACTTCAGAGTGGTGTGAACCGACCAACCGCCTCCTGATTGAGCAACGCGCGTGCCAGTGAGAGGGGAAGCCGAGCCCGGCCTCGGCCGCCTGCATAATCCTCTGCTCCTTAATCACTTACGCCCGTCGATACCCGAGACGGCCGCCTCCAGAAGACGCCCGGGTGCGCAGAAGATGCCCATGACCGGTGCTCCCGGGTCAGGAGGTGCGCAGGTTCTTCGCACCTCGATGGACGGCCCTGTTCTGAAGTCCGGTGGTCGCACGTCAGGAGGGGCGGTGTCGCTCGGCGGAGCGGGAAGGGCACGGGGAGGTAGCGGCCCGGGGCGCGTACATGACGGAAGGCCGATACCGCATCGCCTAGAGGTCGATGTCGTACTCCTTGATCTTGTTCTGGAGGGTCCGTCTCGAGATGCCGAGGATCTTCGCGGCGTGCGTTCGGTTGCCGTCGGTCTCCCGGAGCGTTCTGACGATGGCGTCGCGCTCGACCTCCCGCATCGTCCTCCCGGTTGCCGGATCCTCGCGTCCCTCGCCCCCGGCCGCGGCCCGCACACGCGCGGGCAGGTGCTCCGGGAAGATCGTCTCCCCGCGGGACAGAACGATCGCCCGCTGGACGGCGTTCTCGAGCTCGCGCACGTTGCCCGGCCAGTCGTAGGCCATGATCGTCCGCATGGCTTTCGGCGAGACCTTTTTCGGCTTCGAGCCGCGCGGCGCGTGCGCGCCGAGGAAGTGCTCAACGAGCGGCGGGATGTCGTCGACACGCTCTCTCAGAGGTGGCGCCGTGATGGTCACGACGTTCAATCTGAAGAAGAGATCCTCGCGGAACCGGCCGTCCCGGATGTCCTGCTCGAGGTCACGGTTGGTCGCGGCGATGACGCGGACGTCGACCGTCATCGGCCTCGAGCCGCCGACACGCTGAAACGTCCGGTCCTGAAGGAACCGGAGGAGCTTCGCCTGAAGACCTTCCGACATGTCGCCGATCTCATCGAGGAAGGCCGTGCCCCCGTCCGCGAGTTCGAAGCGGCCGCGCTTCTGCTTCACGGCCCCCGTGAACGCCCCCCTCTCGTGCCCGAAGAGCTCGCTCTCGAGGAGCCCCTCGGGGATGGCGGAGCAGTTGACGGCGACGAACGGCTTTGAGCTGCGGGGACTCGCCCGGTGGATCTCGTGGGCGAGGACCTCCTTGCCGGTGCCGCTCTCGCCAAGAAGGAGGATCGTCGCGTCCGACTCGGCCGCTCGGTGAGCGGTGTCGAGCGTCTCCCGCCAGGCCCGGCTCACACCGACGATGTCGTCCCCGGCCTCCGCATCGGGCTCATCGGGCGTCTCATCGTCCGACCGCTCCGTGAACCGCTGGATAGCCGCCCGGACCTCATCGATGTCGATCGGCTTGGTCACGTAATCGAACGCCCCGAGTTTCATCGTCGTCACGGCGGTCTCGACGGACGCGTAGGCGGTCATCATGATGACGGCCGTCCCGGGACTTTGCTCCTTGATCTCCCGAAGGGCCTCGACGCCGTCGAGCTTAGGCATGCGGATGTCAAGAAGGACGACGTCGTGGAACCCCTCGCCCACCGTGCGGACGCCTGTCTCACCGTCGTGAGCACAGTCGACCTCGTGTCCGTCCTCGGTCAGCACCGCGCTCAGGAGCTCGCGGACGCTCTCCTGGTCGTCGACGATGAGGATGCGGAGCTTCGAGGGGTCCATCTACTCCTCCCTGCGGGCGGCGGGCAGCTCGATCGTGAAGGTCGTTCCGGAGCCCTTCTCGCTCGTCGCGACGATCGAGCCGTCGTTCTGTTCGAGGACGCGCGAGACGATAGTCAGGCCGAGACCGGTACCGGAATCCTTGGTCGTGTAGAACGGCTCGAAGAGCTTGGCCAGCTCTTCGTCAGTCAGGCCCGGGCCGGTGTCCGAGACCCTGATGGCCACGCGGTCACCTTCACCGACAGACTGGGTCTCGACCGTGAGGCGTCCGCCGCTCTCCATGGCCTCGATGCCGTTGAGGAAGACATTGAGGAGAGCCTGCCGAAGCTGCTGAGCATCGACGAGGACATCGGGCGCTCCGTCGTCGAGGCGTCGTTCGATCGTGATGTCTCCGAACGCGGCGTCCTCCGAGAGAAGGGCGAGCGCGTCCTCGACCACGGCGTTCGGGGAGACCGCCGTCCGATCGGGCTCCACGGGCCGGGCGAAGTCGAGAAGCTCCTGAACGACGCGGTCGAGCCGCTCGACCTCCTCGATCATGATGTCGGCGTAGCGCTCCTCCCTGGAGCCGGGGACGAACCGGCTCCTCAGGAACTGGGCGAACCCCTTCAGGGAACTCAGGGGGTTCCTGACCTCGTGGGCTACGCCGGCGGCGAGACGGCCGAGCGACGCCAGGTGGCGTTCTCTCTTCACGCGATCCTTGAGATCCTCAACCTCGGAGAGGTCCTGGAAGAGCACCACGGCGCCGGAACGCCTGCCGTCCTCGTCCCTGAGCGTCGAGGCCGACAGAGCCACGGGAACTCCTCTGTCCGGCGTCGTGACCGTCGCCTCGGTCTCCAGCTCATCGCGGGCCCCCGCGATCGCCGTCCCCAGCGCCCGGTCGGCGCTCTCCGGCTCAAGTCTGAGGATCTCGGAGACGGGCCGACCCCTGGGATCGGAGGCGAGCCCGAGCATCCTGCGCGCCTTCCCGTTGACCGTCACGACTCGGCCGTCGGCATCGACCGACAGCAGCCCGCTGGCCATGCTCTCGATGACGTTCGTCGTGTACGTCCGCATGGACTCGAGCGCCGAGCGGACCGACCGGTAGTGCGAGACGATGAACAGGAAGTAGATCGCCACGGCGCCGACCGCCAGCAGCACGAGCGCTGTCATGATCGTGTGGTTCCTGCTGGCGAGAAAGGTGGACTCGAGGCTCGACGACTCGAGTGCGATGACGCCGATCAGCCGGACGGCTGAGTCCGGGCCGACGTCCCGGCCCAGAAGCTCCGACAGGCGAGCCGCGGCTTCCTCTGGTGAACAGGTGTGACGCCTGCGCCGCGGGTGTCCCGGCATGCGCCAGCGCGAGGCCGGATCACAGAGCTCGCGCGGCACCACCTCGACGATCGCCGCGTAGCTGTACGCCGACCGCCCGTCGTACGTGATCCGTGTGCCCTTCAGGCGCTGCCCCGGGAAGAGCGCCGTCGGTTCGATCCCGCTCTCGAGCACCCCGCCCACCAGCTCCGAGTCGCTGTGTGCCAGGACGCGTCCGTCGGCAGCCAGGAGCCCGACGAATGCGATCTGGGGGCGGGAGGCGGCGTCCTCGAAGAGCCGCGAGAACCGCTCCGGATCCCATTCCCCGGCGGAGAGCCCGGCCCTGAGATCGGCGCCGATGAACGCCAGGACACCTCTGGCCTGGTGCTCGAGCATCGAGGAGACCTGAGCGCGACCGCGCTCGATATCACGGAACGAAACGACCGTCAGGACGACGGCGAGGATGAGGATGCCGACGACGATCGAGATGACCGGCGTGTGCGAGGAGCG harbors:
- a CDS encoding efflux RND transporter periplasmic adaptor subunit encodes the protein MKRILIIAAVIVVALVAVWGFTRGGDGAAASEYEFAEVERDDLEDIISATGTLSAVGTVEVGTQVSGTLSDIFVDFNDQVTKGQVLALIDTTFLAASVKDSRANLMRAEAQLALTETQFARTRDLYERDLVSEADYEDAAASLAAAQASVLSAEAALDRARTNLDYAVITSPISGTVIERSVEPGQTVAASLSAPVLFIIAEDLAEMEIHVLVDESDIGSVEVGQQVRFTVDAYYEKDFWGEVRQVRLQPQTVQNVVNYTVVVDAPNDEGLLLPGMTATADFLLQYREDVLLVPNAALRFTPTMEMYQELRESMGEKRQPAKSGGQEGRTASGGVDGKEAVGAGGAERSHGAHGDGSSHGAQGGRGGMNPMVRMFAAAGIDKERGAVLWYLDAEGNLSIAPIEKGASDGMRTEIVKGADVQDGMKVITSVVESEENEGGSRNPLSGRFGRKRD
- a CDS encoding periplasmic heavy metal sensor, whose amino-acid sequence is MRRRRFLTIAAIAALVIGLVSTVAVAQSGGRPGRGMAHPAQGMRRGGPVFTEEQKEEIKEIHERYEEERVELANRASVLRLEMVELLGEDEIDFADVEEKIEEVHAIQLERAKLRLRIHMEVRPLLTDDQRELFDRGLARLGDRMQGGARGRGMRGGRMGMHGGRGMHPRCGMGGGMMGGPGGGAPRWMRPDDMEDDD
- a CDS encoding response regulator, producing MDPSKLRILIVDDQESVRELLSAVLTEDGHEVDCAHDGETGVRTVGEGFHDVVLLDIRMPKLDGVEALREIKEQSPGTAVIMMTAYASVETAVTTMKLGAFDYVTKPIDIDEVRAAIQRFTERSDDETPDEPDAEAGDDIVGVSRAWRETLDTAHRAAESDATILLLGESGTGKEVLAHEIHRASPRSSKPFVAVNCSAIPEGLLESELFGHERGAFTGAVKQKRGRFELADGGTAFLDEIGDMSEGLQAKLLRFLQDRTFQRVGGSRPMTVDVRVIAATNRDLEQDIRDGRFREDLFFRLNVVTITAPPLRERVDDIPPLVEHFLGAHAPRGSKPKKVSPKAMRTIMAYDWPGNVRELENAVQRAIVLSRGETIFPEHLPARVRAAAGGEGREDPATGRTMREVERDAIVRTLRETDGNRTHAAKILGISRRTLQNKIKEYDIDL
- a CDS encoding PAS domain-containing protein; this encodes MGTSAPATSLLMEVHARPMARRRSSHTPVISIVVGILILAVVLTVVSFRDIERGRAQVSSMLEHQARGVLAFIGADLRAGLSAGEWDPERFSRLFEDAASRPQIAFVGLLAADGRVLAHSDSELVGGVLESGIEPTALFPGQRLKGTRITYDGRSAYSYAAIVEVVPRELCDPASRWRMPGHPRRRRHTCSPEEAAARLSELLGRDVGPDSAVRLIGVIALESSSLESTFLASRNHTIMTALVLLAVGAVAIYFLFIVSHYRSVRSALESMRTYTTNVIESMASGLLSVDADGRVVTVNGKARRMLGLASDPRGRPVSEILRLEPESADRALGTAIAGARDELETEATVTTPDRGVPVALSASTLRDEDGRRSGAVVLFQDLSEVEDLKDRVKRERHLASLGRLAAGVAHEVRNPLSSLKGFAQFLRSRFVPGSREERYADIMIEEVERLDRVVQELLDFARPVEPDRTAVSPNAVVEDALALLSEDAAFGDITIERRLDDGAPDVLVDAQQLRQALLNVFLNGIEAMESGGRLTVETQSVGEGDRVAIRVSDTGPGLTDEELAKLFEPFYTTKDSGTGLGLTIVSRVLEQNDGSIVATSEKGSGTTFTIELPAARREE